A genomic segment from Maniola jurtina chromosome 16, ilManJurt1.1, whole genome shotgun sequence encodes:
- the LOC123873105 gene encoding N-alpha-acetyltransferase 20 translates to MTTIRPFTCEDMLYFNTVNLDPLTETYGLSFYTQYLAHWPEYFQVAESPSGEIMGYIMGKAEGHGENWHGHVTALSVNPDYRRLGIAATLMNILEEVSEKKKAYFVDLFVRVSNKVAINMYKNLGYIVYRTVLEYYSGDPDEDAYDMRKACSRDVNKKSVIPLAHPVRPEEVD, encoded by the exons ATGACGACAATTCGGCCGTTCACGTGCGAAGATATGCTCTATTTTAACACTGT AAACCTGGACCCGTTAACCGAAACATATGGGTTATCATTTTATACACAATATTTGGCTCACTGGCCCGAATATTTCCAAGTAGCTGAATCTCCGAGTGGGGAAATAATGGGATACA TTATGGGAAAGGCAGAAGGTCATGGTGAGAACTGGCATGGGCATGTAACTGCGCTGTCAGTTAATCCAGATTATAGAAGGCTGGGAATCGCAGCAACCTTGATGAATATACTGGAGGAAGTGTCTGAAAA GAAAAAGGCCTACTTTGTTGATTTATTCGTAAGAGTGAGTAATAAAGTAGCAATCAATATGTACAAAAATTTGGGGTACATTGTGTATCGCACAGTTCTTGAATACTACTCAGGAGACCCAGATGAAGATGCTTATG ATATGAGAAAAGCCTGTTCTAGAGATGTGAATAAAAAGTCTGTTATACCCTTGGCGCATCCAGTTAGACCTGAAGAAGTGGATTGA
- the LOC123873084 gene encoding protein crooked neck, with protein MDGKTTKMPKVAKVKNKAPAEIQITAEQLLREAKERDLEILPPPPKQKISDPEELRDYQHRKRKAFEDNIRKNRLVIGNWLKYAQWEESQKQVQRARSIYERALDVDHRNVTLWLKYTEMEMRNRQVNHARNLWDRAVTILPRVSQFWYKYTYMEEMLENVAGTRQVFERWMEWQPDEQAWQTYINFELRYKELDRARQIYERFVMVHPDVKHWIKYARFEENHGFINSARKVYERAVEFFGDEELDERLFIAFAKFEENQKEHDRARVIYKYALDHISKDRNKELYKAYTIHEKKYGDRSGIEDVIVNKRKYMYEQEVIENPTNYDAWFDYIRLVENEGNTDDVRDTYERAVANVPPSKDKQFWRRYIYLWINYALYEELEAEDIDRARQVYKTCLELIPHKIFTFSKIWLMYAQLEVRCKNLKQARKTLGMALGMCPRDKLYRGYIDLEIQLREFDRCRILYQKFLEYGPENCITWIKFAELETLLGDIDRARAIYEVAVGQPRLDMPELLWKSYIDFEVSQGETDKARQLYERLLERTVHVKVWLSYAKFELNAENPDNINIDLARRVYERANDILRTAGEKESRVLLLEAWKDFETEIGDEEKLENVLAKMPRRVKKRQKIVSEAGVEEGWEEVFDYIFPEDEMVRPNLKLLAAAKNWRKKQVIPESTESNTDAEHEKESVSAEGSESNNES; from the exons ATGGACGGAAAAACAACGAAAATGCCCAAAGTGGCTAAG GTAAAGAACAAAGCACCGGCTGAAATACAAATCACTGCTGAACAGCTTTTACGCGAGGCCAAAGAGAGAGATTTAGAAATATTACCTCCACCGCCGAAACAGAAGATCTCAGATCCGGAAGAACTTAGAGACTATCAACATCGCAAGAGAAAAGCATTCGAAGATAACATTCGAAAGAATAGACTT GTCATAGGCAATTGGCTCAAATATGCACAATGGGAGGAATCACAGAAACAAGTACAAAGGGCCCGATCTATTTATGAGAGAGCCTTGGATGTGGACCACAGAAATGTTACCCTATG GCTGAAATATACAGAAATGGAAATGCGAAACAGGCAAGTGAACCATGCGAGGAATCTGTGGGATAGAGCAGTGACAATCTTGCCTAGAGTATCCCAATTTTGGTACAAGTACACCTATATGGAGGAGATGTTGGAAAATGTTGCTGGAACCAGACAA GTATTTGAGCGGTGGATGGAGTGGCAACCCGATGAACAAGCCTGGCAGACTTACATTAACTTTGAATTACGATACAAAGAACTTGACAGAGCTAGACAAATATATGAAAGGTTTGTTATGGTCCATCCGGATGTGAAACATTGGATTAAATATGCTAGGTTTGAAGAAAACCATGGCTTCATAAATAGTGCCAGAAAAGTATATGAAAGAGCAGTTGAATTCTTTGGTGATGAAGAACTAGACGAAagattattcattgcttttgcCAAATTTGAAGAAAATCAAAAGGAACATGATAGAGCAAGAGTAATTTACAAGTATGCCCTGGACCATATATCTAAAGACAGAAACAAAGAGCTGTACAAAGCCTATACTATTCACGAGAAAAAATACGGCGATAGATCTGGAATTGAAGATGTCATTGTAAATAAAAGGAAATACATGTATGAACAGGAAGTAATTGAGAATCCTACTAACTATGATGCATGGTTTGATTACATAAGACTTGTTGAAAATGAAGGCAACACTGATGATGTTAGAGACACTTATGAGAGAGCTGTTGCAAATGTGCCCCCATCAAAAGACAAACAATTCTGGAGGCGATATATTTACCTTTGGATTAACTATGCATTATATGAAGAATTAGAAGCAGAAGATATTGATCGAGCTAGACAAGTTTACAAAACATGCCTGGAACTAATACCACATAAAATATTCACATTTTCGAAAATTTGGCTTATGTATGCACAACTAGAAGTCAGATGCAAGAATTTAAAACAAGCTAGAAAAACATTAGGTATGGCTCTAGGGATGTGTCCAAGAGACAAATTGTACAGAGGTTACATTGATCTGGAGATTCAATTGAGAGAATTTGATAGGTGTAGAATTTTGTATcaaaaatttttagaatatggCCCTGAGAACTGTATAACCTGGATTAAATTTGCCGAGCTTGAGACCTTACTTGGTGATATAGACAGAGCAAGGGCTATTTATGAAGTAGCAGTGGGCCAGCCAAGACTCGACATGCCTGAGTTGCTGTGGAAGAGTTATATCGATTTTGAAGTCTCTCAAGGTGAAACAGATAAAGCTCGCCAGTTATATGAGAGATTATTAGAAAGAACTGTTCACGTCAAAGTATGGCTTTCATACGCGAAGTTTGAGTTGAATGCAGAGAACcctgataatattaatattgatttaGCGCGACGAGTCTACGAGCGCGCCAATGATATTCTTAGAACAGCTGGTGAAAAAGAATCCAGAGTTCTGCTCCTAGAAGCTTGGAAAGATTTTGAAACTGAAATAGGTGATGAAGAGAAGCTTGAAAATGTTTTAGCTAAAATGCCAAGaagagttaaaaagagacagaagATTGTCAGTGAGGCAGGTGTTGAAGAGGGCTGGGAAGAGGTGTTTGATTACATATTCCCTGAAGATGAAATGGTCAGACCTAATCTGAAACTTCTAGCGGCTGCCAAGAACTGGCGTAAAAAGCAAGTCATACCAGAAAGTACAGAGTCTAACACTGATGCAGAACATGAAAAGGAGAGTGTTAGTGCAGAAGGAAGTGAAAGTAATAATGAATCATAA
- the LOC123873088 gene encoding mitochondrial ribonuclease P catalytic subunit gives MSVIHKSFILLHKGIFKNIYLNLTTRLITTPALNKTEQIEFIKSAIETSKSESNWSNLKNNVLCKHGNLNEKNIDAVILKMMVANKNFNAALSFANYLQTSNQELSLGAINSLLNLYYEYSKEYELSEPEKKFILSSYTSLYAKYKVLDSVTSERLLHALCAINEWKKCLKLLDDILLTGVPSHSAYSTVIGTLFKNNKKAEALKMIEKSENNRRPLQDYAYEEWMKYIFRKYKDKKTILKYLNELCDHISKNCTVVPEATARKLKESFEAINWTVNFTEIKKHRGECKSCNLTLDCLRLSTEEFTTLQQNIKDKLIVGSDLFLKTSPEELKRFTEFVERTAPYDIVLDALNIAYLAGKVGGVNDRLRILTTVMKHFVEKKKKILLLGRKHMLRWNKGMLLQLMKKTDSFFTENISQDDPYFIAAAILSGPHTDIVSRDLLRGHRFLLQNEELRQLFQRWQWEHQWMVFAARHKPIIQEPLKFTPIAQQNSNGWHLPYEAENASTLGQVNDGIPDNSSWLCMRSKPSSVLKP, from the exons ATGAGTGTTATTcataaaagttttatattaCTTCACAAAggaatctttaaaaatattt ATTTGAACCTGACCACTCGACTTATAACAACACCGGCACTAAACAAGACAGAGCAGATAGAGTTTATAAAATCTGCTATAGAAACTAGCAAATCTGAATCGAATTggtcaaatttaaaaaataatgttctttGCAAGCATGGCAACTTAAACGAGAAGAATATTGATGCTGTTATATTAAAAATGATGGTtgctaataaaaattttaatgctGCATTATCCTTTGCTAATTATTTACAGACGTCTAATCAGGAGCTATCACTAGGTGCCATAAATAGTCTTCTAAATCTCTATTATGAATATTCCAAAGAATATGAGTTGTCGGAACCTGAGAAAAAATTCATTTTGAGTAGTTACACAAGTCTTTATGCCAAATACAAAGTACTGGATAGTGTCACAAGTGAGAGACTTTTGCATGCACTCTGTGCAATAAATGAATGGAAAAAATGTTTAAAGCTATTAGATGATATTTTACTAACCGGTGTTCCTAGTCATTCTGCTTATAGCACAGTAATAGGAACCCTTTTCAAAAACAATAAGAAAGCTGAAGCATTGAAAATGATAGAGAAAAGTGAGAACAACAGAAGACCTCTTCAAGATTATGCATATGAAGAATGGATGAAGTATATTTTTAGGAAGTATAAAGATAAGAAGACTATACTGAAATATTTGAATGAGTTGTGTGATCACATATCAAAGAATTGTACTGTTGTGCCTGAGGCCACTGCACGGAAGTTGAAAGAATCCTTTGAAGCCATCAATTGGACTGTTAATTTTACTGAGATAAAAAAACATAG AGGTGAATGTAAGAGCTGCAACCTAACATTAGACTGCCTGAGGTTATCTACAGAAGAATTTACTACATTACAGCAAAATATTAAAGATAAACTCATAGTTGGCTCCGATTTATTCCTTAAAACTTCTCCTGAGGAATTAAAAAGGTTTACAGAATTTGTTGAGAGAACTGCCCCTTACGATATAGTCTTGGATGCATTAAACATCGCTTATCTAGCTGGGAAAGTAGGTGGTGTCAATGACAGGTTAAGAATATTGACAACTGTTATGAAGCATTTTgtagagaaaaagaaaaagatactgcttcttggtaggaaacacaTGCTGAGATGGAACAAAGGAATGCTGCTGCAACTTATGAAGAAAACAGATAGCTTTTTCACTGAAAACAT atcaCAAGACGATCCCTACTTCATAGCAGCGGCAATATTAAGCGGTCCACACACCGACATAGTGTCGCGGGATTTGCTTCGCGGCCACAGGTTTCTGCTGCAAAACGAAGAGTTGCGGCAACTGTTCCAGAGGTGGCAGTGGGAACATCAGTGGATGGTGTTTGCAGCTAGACATAAACCTATTATACAG GAACCTCTAAAGTTCACACCAATCGCTCAACAAAACTCGAATGGCTGGCACCTTCCATACGAGGCAGAGAATGCATCCACATTAGGGCAAGTTAATGACGGCATACCTGACAATTCCAGTTGGCTTTGCATGAGATCTAAGCCCTCATCAGTTTTAAAGCCCTAG